In Fragaria vesca subsp. vesca linkage group LG1, FraVesHawaii_1.0, whole genome shotgun sequence, the sequence TAATTCCCCTAGCACCCATAAGCTGTTTTGTACCTCCTACGATCAAGAGCTCGCTAGGTTCCCCGGATAGCCTGTCGAATGTTCCTCGTGTCTCTAACGTGCTGCCGTTATACTCGCCGGTTGTGAACCTATGAGAGGAGGTTTCATAGTTGTACCTTCCGTCTTTAGATGCCACCACCACCACGCCTTGGGCTCGGCCGACTCTACGCGAGTATGGGCTTGGCTTTTCAACCAGTGGGTTATCACCAACGAGAATTGTTCCAAAGGTGGCCGGGGACCAAAACTCTCCGGAAACACCTGCAACCGGTTTCACTGTGGCATTGCAACCATATATTTCAACAAGGTAGAGATTAAGCACATATTCATATCCATATTGCTCAACAGGTGCAGCAGCTTGAGCCAAACATACAGTCATAGGTAGAACGAGGTGAAACACTAGGCTTATGAGAGAGAGATGAGTCGTCAGACTTGGTAAAGCCATTTGGAAAACCAGGAGGTTGATAAGGCTAGGTAGATTTTCAGGAAAGAACTTGTAAATTGAACTATTAACGCTTTGTGAATTGTGATATTTCAAGTGGGTTATG encodes:
- the LOC101297679 gene encoding uncharacterized protein LOC101297679; translation: MTVCLAQAAAPVEQYGYEYVLNLYLVEIYGCNATVKPVAGVSGEFWSPATFGTILVGDNPLVEKPSPYSRRVGRAQGVVVVASKDGRYNYETSSHRFTTGEYNGSTLETRGTFDRLSGEPSELLIVGGTKQLMGARGIIILQALVQAYNYTVFQVTYKFSLLVN